The genomic segment ACGAACTCGCTGTCTATGTTGTGTTTCGTGAGTGGAAGGTTTATCGGCTTGCCGACTCGTTTGAATCATTTATATATGATATTTGCCTTGGCAAAGGCATTCCAGATCATGGAAAATTGGACTATGACCCGCCCTTGTTCGAGGCTGCTCCACCTATTTAGGTGGTAGCTGATACTAGTATACGGTTTCCATAATATGGTGCATCGTGTGTTCGGTTCGCTGAAGCGATAAAAGCCGGGGTGGAGTACAGGCGTCCCGGCATCAACGGAACCCAACGCCCAAGTTCGTGCGACCTGACCTCACCTCTGCGAGCAATCGAACGAAGCCTGTCAGCCACCGCATCCTTTGTTCGTTCGCTCGATTGCTCGCGGCGACCGCAGGGGCCACGCTCAGGCCAATGCCCCAGAAGCCCGACTTTGTTCGTTCGCTCGCTTTGCCCGTGCTGGCCAGAGCCGACGCACGGGCTGATGCCGGACCATCGCTTGCCGTTGCTCGGCGAAGCCGATGCAAGTCAGGGGGTGAGGCAGGCGGGGCGGCGGGGCGGGTGGTTGAAGCATCCGCGTCGTCACGATGCCAAGCCCCGCTCACGCCAAGCGGCAGCAGCACACAGCGAACACCTTCACTGCACCGTCGCGGCGACAGCCGCAGCAAAGCACGGCGACGGCAAGGCTCGGCCCACGGCGTTGAGTGAAACGTGAACCACATCCCCCGCCCCGCCCCCGCAGTGCAGGCCGGCTTTGCCAGCCCAAGCTCTGTTTCTGCTCTCGCCTCGCCTTCACCGTGCTTCAGTCTCGGCATCGCAAGCGCCCGGCGCTGTGCGTTGCCGTTGCTAATACCCGCCGAGCCGAGTGCAGCGCCCGGTTATTACCTCCGCAACTTCTGCCGTTGATCCCGCCAAGCGAAGCGTGCGAACGAACAAAGCCTCTGCCTCCGAGGGTGCGACGGCCCGAGCTATGCGAACGAACGAACAAAGTCTGTGCTGGCGGTGGGGGAAGGTGTATCCCCTGCGAGCGAACGAACAAAGTCCCGCAGGGCAAAGAGATGATGACGAACAGGGCGACGGAATGGGCCTGTGCTGGGCGTGATCGACAACGACGTGCTGCTCGGCTTCTGCCAGAACGTGCGACGAAACGAAGATCTCGGAAATCGACTTGCGAAAAAGTTGGGTGGGACTCCTACCCCATCCCAGTACCGTTACCTCATCGCCCTTGTCTTCTTTTGAACGGCGTGGCTCCGTGCGTGGCCGGCGCAGATGGTCGCTATTAGCCTGAACAAAACTGTTCGAGGATTTCGGCGACGAGAAGGTGCCAAACATGGTTCACGCGGGTTACTGCGGGTACTGGTGGGAGCTTTACCGAACGGTCACCGAGGTCGCGCCCACGAAGACGTTGTTGATGGATGACGACCTGGGCGACCTGATCCGGGTGTCCGAGCAGATCGCCGGCACCGCCGAGGTCATCGGCATCGACTCGACGCCGATGGTGCAGTTCCTGATCCAAGCCCAGGATTGCTACTACGGCACCGGCTCGGCTCTGCCGGTCGCCAACCCCGTGCTGGATCTTTTGCTCACCCGCGTTCGGCTGGCGTTGACCGAACGTGAACGAACAAACTCTTCGCCATCCCTTGCGTCCGAGGCGGAACTGCCCGAGTTGACGGCCCCCTACGACCCCTCACCAGCGCCACCCAAGCCGTTCGAGTTCGCAGACATCACCAAACCGCCGTTCATTAACGGCAAGCAGAAGCCGTTCCTCACGCAAGCCGAACACAACATCTTGACGGCCTTGGCTAAGGCGGGACCACGCGGGTTGACGAAGGACGAACTCGACAAGCAAAGTGGACACACCGAGTCCAGAAAGTACCTCCGAAAGCTCGCCAAAGACCCCGATTGGGCGTCCGTAATCTTATTTCCAGAACAGAAGGGCCGAGGCGGGTATCGACTGCGAATTTCCTGATCCCCACCATTCCCCACCATTTCCCCATCACGCTCCCACGATCCGAAGGTCGGCCACGGGTAACCTTCCTTCATGCTCACGCTCGCGGCACGGGGTCGCAGCCAAGAGTATCTGAGGGAGTACCTGCCATGAAGCTCACGGTACGCACCCGGCGGATCACGTCATTGACGGGTGATTTATGGTGGATGGCATCCGTTCCTGTTCTCGGAGGATGCCACCATGCCCGACTCGTCCGTTCGCTCCCGTTCTGGCGCGAGCGCCAACCGGAAATGGGTTGAATGCCTCGAACGCTTTGCGGCCAGCAATCAGACTGTCGCCGCGTTCTGCACCACTGAAGGCGTTTCCCTGTCCAACTTCTACTTGTGGCGGCGACGCCTCGCCCAACCCGCTCCGCCGCCGGTCGTCGTGCCCATGCGCGTCGCACCACTTCCGACGCCCGCGACACCGATCGAACTGGCTCTGCCGTCCGGAACCGTCGTCCGGTTCACCATTCGAGTGTCTCCGCGATTACACGTCCGGTCTGGTCACCGAGTTATTCATCGGAACCGGCCCGGCGCGTCGGGAAATTTGTTTTCTTGGGAAGCGCTCGCGTGAGCGTCAACGTGGGTGTCGCTCTGAAGCATTCGAGAGAAGGCCATGTGCCAGTGACTCGGGTTCACGGCGTGTCGCAGAAATTACACCTTCCGATGAATCCCGTTTCAGGCCGGCGAGCAGGAGGAACCCGCCAATCACGTGATCCGCCGGGGCGGTACCTTTCTGCGGTGCGTCCACCCTTTGACGCCTTAACGAGTTTCAAACCTCCATTTGGCGGTTTGATACTCATGCGATCTTCCGCTACTTTTAGGAACGCCTTGGCTTCCTTGCGTTGGATGCAAGGCGGCGGGCAGCGGAGCGGGCGCGTGAACGGGACACTTCGGCAGGTAGTCGCCTTGAGCGAGGTGTGGACCCGTCCCGTCGGTCCAGAACGTCTCTGTGGGCGGAAGTTCCGGGGGCATTAGTCGATCGTCGAGCTCCGTGGTGCGGGCCGACTCGTGGTTGGCGAGCTGCTGGGCCTTCTCCAGCGCGCCGCCGTTCACGAGGGAGTTGGTGATGCCGGTGGCTCGAAACGTGTGGCAGCCGATGGCAGTCTCGATGTTGGCCGCAATGGCTCGCCGGCGAACCAACCATCTCGTACGCGTCGCGGCGGCTGAGCCGCTTGGGGTGAGCTTGCCGGTCTTGCCGGCGGCGGTGCGGAAGAGCGGCCCTTTCTTCTGATCCCCGAGCCGGGCTGATTCGAGGTAGGCGTCGAGCAGCTCTTCGAGCTTGTGGTGGCAGGGCAGCTCGCACCTGGAATCCGGGGGGTGGCGAGTTGAGGTTGGGAGAGGGAAGGCTGTTATCGCCGGGGGGCCTTGAACGGCAACTGCGTATCGCCGTCCAGGCCCCTCCGTTACTCCTTCGCTTTTCCGGTCACCACCAGGGCGAACCGGTCGACGATCGCCACCCTCTGAACGTGGATACCCACCACCCGGCGGCCGTCGTTGACGAGCTTAGTGGGGTCACCCTTTCCCGGGGGCACCCCGATCCACTCGCCTTCGTAGGCGTCGGTCGCATCGAACGTGCCGTCCTCTTTGACCCGCTGGAACAGGAGGCGGATGCCGCACACGTACTTGTCCAGATTCATCTCCGCGCCGGAGACGGCGTACCCCTCGCGGGCGATCGACCGGGCCGTGTGCTGCTGGGGCTGGTCGTCGCTGTACACCGGGGCCAACGCCGAGACGACTTTCCGATTCTCCCAGCTGCCCACGGCGTAGTCCAGGCCCAGAAGCCGACCGTTCGGATCGACGTATCGGAACTTCTGGAGGCCACCGGGAGCGGGGAGGCGCGGGACGTCCACGCCGACGTCGGGGTGCTCGTTCGGGCTCTTGTAGGCGAGCGGCCCCCGGTTGTACCGCTCGATCTCGTCGGCCCGCCAGTCGCGCGGGCGACTGGTCGTCGTCATCTTGCCCATCACCGCCGCGTTGGACACCATGAACTGGAGCGGCGGGTCGTAGCGGTCGTCGCCGTGTACCAGGTACAGTTCAAAGTTCTCGGGGAGATCGACGTTCTTCTGGGGCCGGCGCGGGAGGCCTCCCCCTCCCGGAACCGGCGGGAACATCCCTTTTATCTGCTGCACGCCCACGAGGCGGATGGTGCCGCTGCCCTGGTTCGCGAGGGTGGTCAGCTTCGCCTCGCCCCAGATGCCGTCCTCGTCGCGGAGGACGAGCGTGCCGCCGCCGATCTTCCCGCGGGCCACCACCTCGTAGTCGAGGAGGAGCGTCTTGGGCCCGTTGGCCTCCTTGCCGGCCTCCTTGCCGAACCGCGGGTTACGGATCAGGAAGAACGAGTCCTCACGCCGGGCCCGCATCACGGTGTTCGGCTCCCGAGTATCGGCGGGCAAAACCTTCTCCCCGCCCTGATTGCCATACAGTGGGCCGGCCTTGGCGCCCGTCTTCTTGCCCGCATCGACCGAACCGGCGGGCGGCTTCTTGACGTCTTGCCCGCGTGTCTCCGCGCCGATGACGGCCAGCGCGACCGCGACCCCAAGAAGCAGCCCGCCGCCAACTTTGCCGGTGTTCGAGACACGCGGCCATCGCTTCTCGCACTCGCTCATACTGGATCTCCTGAAAGCTCGGTTGCGGATACCCGAACCCGGCGGCCGTGTCGGTTTTCTCCCCTCTCATTCTTGCGGGGAGGGGTTGGGGGTGATCCGACCACCCGGAGCAGCACCACGGGCCGGGATGACGACTAGGGGAGATTGTACCCGGGGAGCCCGACGGCCGGCTCAGAATCTGTGAAGCTCCCACGAAATAGATTCGTGGGTGCGCGCCGGCCCTTCATTGGTCGTCTCTGGCAGAACCTACGAGAAGGCGAAGCAGGTCGCAGAAGCCGCCGAAGGTGTAACCACTGGTTACACCGTACATACCCGGCCAACGCCAGTCGGTGAGTCACGGCTGGGATCGGCAGGGTTGATACTGGATCGGACTACGCGGCGAGGGGACGTGATTGTTGGCGTTTCGCCCACACATCGGGCAGAAGAGGTTCGAGTTGGTCCGCGGTCGGCTTCTCGCCCAACGCATGAAGGGCCGGAAGAACCTGGCGCAGGTAGGCCGCCGCGTCCAGGCCCAGGTGCCGACACGTGCCCACCACCGAGTAGTGGACCGCGGACCGCTCACCCGCCTTCGCACTGCCCACGAACTTCCAATTGCTCCGACCCACGGCGATGAGCCGGAGCGTTCTCTCACTGAGGTTATTGTCCAGCGACAGACGCCCGTCCTCGGTGTACCGGACGAACGCGGCCCAGTGGTTCGCCACGTACCGGATCGCGATGGCAACCGCCGATTTCGGCAGCGCGGCCACGAGCGCCGCGTCGAGCCACGCCTTCAGGTCATTCAACACCGGGACCGCCTGCGATTGCCGCGTGGCGTGACGGGCGGCGATGCGTTCCGGGGTGTCGGGCGGCGCGAGTTGGTGCTCGAGGTGATACAACCGGTGGATGAACTCGACCGCCTCGGTCGCGACGTCCCCGGCGGCGAGGAACTTACGGCGGGCGTGAGCCCAACACGCGACGTGCTTGGCCCCGTTGGCAAACAGGCCGTTGTACTGTGCGAGGCAATCGGCATGCACGTGGCCCCGGAAGCCCCCGAGGAACCGATCCGGTCCGGTCGCGGCATCGTAACCGGTCGTGAAGTGGAAGAGCGTGTACGGAACGGTTGGATCCCCGATCGTCACCCAGAAGTGGCCCTGCGGCATCGTTCGTTCACCGGGCTTGGCGAACCGCGAGCGGGTGTCGTCGGACCAGATCACCGGGCACGCACGCACCCGCTCGAGCATCAACTGGTACAGCGGCGTCAGCAGGACCGCCGACTGTTTCATCCAATCGCCCAAGGTACTCTCGGCGACCGTCACACCCGCGCGTGCGATCCGGGCGACCTGACGGTGCAGCGGCAGGTGATCCAAGTACTTCCCGACGATGACCTCGGCCAGCACGCCGGGACCGCACAGCCCCTTGTTGATCGGCCCGACGGTGCTCGGCGTGGCGGTTCGGATTCGCTCCTCGACCGGGACGGTTGTGGGGCACTGCGGGCAGGCGTAGGTTTTGCGGATCGTGCGCCGCACGAAGTACGGGGTCGGGTCGCAATCGAGTTGCTCGGTCTGGGTCTGACCGATGCACACGCGGTCCCCGCCGCAACCCGGACAGCGGCGCTCCTCGGGCGTCAGATCGAGGACCGTGTCACGGCGCGGCAGGTGGGCCGGGAGGGACGCACGCCCGTGGTCGTGCCGCCGCTTCACGGTCGGGTCGCCGGGGCTCTTCGGTGGCTTCGGTGTGCGTTCGGACCGGCGCCCGAAGCGGTGCGTCGTCGCCCGATC from the Frigoriglobus tundricola genome contains:
- the tnpC gene encoding IS66 family transposase, which translates into the protein MGADSPLPNDVPTLQDLVRGLRAESAELRTQLRDQAQQFQRTIDELRAEVAALKAKLDRATTHRFGRRSERTPKPPKSPGDPTVKRRHDHGRASLPAHLPRRDTVLDLTPEERRCPGCGGDRVCIGQTQTEQLDCDPTPYFVRRTIRKTYACPQCPTTVPVEERIRTATPSTVGPINKGLCGPGVLAEVIVGKYLDHLPLHRQVARIARAGVTVAESTLGDWMKQSAVLLTPLYQLMLERVRACPVIWSDDTRSRFAKPGERTMPQGHFWVTIGDPTVPYTLFHFTTGYDAATGPDRFLGGFRGHVHADCLAQYNGLFANGAKHVACWAHARRKFLAAGDVATEAVEFIHRLYHLEHQLAPPDTPERIAARHATRQSQAVPVLNDLKAWLDAALVAALPKSAVAIAIRYVANHWAAFVRYTEDGRLSLDNNLSERTLRLIAVGRSNWKFVGSAKAGERSAVHYSVVGTCRHLGLDAAAYLRQVLPALHALGEKPTADQLEPLLPDVWAKRQQSRPLAA
- the tnpA gene encoding IS66 family insertion sequence element accessory protein TnpA, with product MPDSSVRSRSGASANRKWVECLERFAASNQTVAAFCTTEGVSLSNFYLWRRRLAQPAPPPVVVPMRVAPLPTPATPIELALPSGTVVRFTIRVSPRLHVRSGHRVIHRNRPGASGNLFSWEALA